One window of the Candidatus Zixiibacteriota bacterium genome contains the following:
- a CDS encoding membrane hypothetical protein (Evidence 5 : Unknown function): MTPSRFRWGLLFIAVGIMLLLNNSGALSWDYWGELLMWWPLILIAIGIEKIFLKSKLQFISYLAPLILVVAMVYIAFDVGSQDRLHDYFSSYRWEESADPSIKEIDATIDHGRSDLFISSGDDLASARFNRFSRKPKIDFDKKDGVANLNLKSGSLWDGGMVIINRGRFGRDWNISFSEETPLRLECRGHNSDLLLNMESIPLEQIKISDRNGDISLKLGDLRPKVDADISGSDARLRVRIPRDCGIRVSGQDXITYLKSLGLIEQNGLFFSDGFDSSRVQIILTLGNKLQHLSIDRY, encoded by the coding sequence ATGACGCCGAGCCGATTTCGTTGGGGACTACTCTTTATTGCCGTCGGCATAATGTTACTTCTGAATAATTCGGGGGCTCTGTCATGGGACTACTGGGGAGAGCTGTTGATGTGGTGGCCCCTGATTCTTATTGCTATCGGTATCGAGAAAATATTTTTGAAAAGCAAATTGCAGTTCATCTCCTACCTGGCGCCGTTGATTTTAGTCGTGGCCATGGTTTATATCGCTTTTGATGTCGGATCGCAGGATCGACTCCACGATTATTTCTCGTCGTATCGCTGGGAAGAAAGCGCCGATCCATCCATTAAGGAAATTGATGCCACTATCGATCACGGGCGATCGGATTTGTTCATAAGTAGCGGCGACGATCTGGCCTCGGCCCGCTTCAATCGTTTTTCACGAAAACCAAAAATCGATTTTGACAAGAAGGACGGCGTCGCTAATCTGAATTTGAAGAGCGGTTCCCTCTGGGACGGCGGCATGGTAATCATAAATCGAGGGAGGTTCGGCCGCGATTGGAACATTTCTTTTTCGGAAGAAACCCCCTTGCGGCTGGAATGCCGCGGGCACAATTCCGATCTCCTGCTGAATATGGAATCGATACCGCTGGAGCAAATCAAGATCAGCGACCGTAACGGCGACATAAGTCTGAAATTAGGCGATCTCCGACCGAAAGTTGATGCCGATATTTCCGGTTCCGACGCCAGATTGCGGGTCCGTATTCCCCGGGATTGCGGAATCCGGGTGTCGGGGCAGGACNATATAACATATTTGAAGTCTCTCGGGTTAATTGAACAGAACGGCCTTTTCTTCTCAGACGGCTTTGACAGTTCCAGAGTGCAGATTATACTGACACTGGGCAATAAATTGCAACATCTCTCAATAGATCGCTATTGA
- a CDS encoding conserved hypothetical protein (Evidence 4 : Unknown function but conserved in other organisms) codes for MRKRLYRSRVDSKIAGVCGGLADYFDVDPTLIRIIFLLMILAHGVGLIAYIVAWIAMPRKPFEFAAEPSEPTAASSAPTHNNGWSRYLPGAILILIGGLFLLDHLFWWFGFSFALAIVLVLLGALLIFTAGKKEANNINHQQHAEVL; via the coding sequence ATGCGAAAAAGATTGTACCGTTCTCGTGTAGACAGCAAAATTGCCGGGGTATGCGGGGGATTGGCGGATTATTTCGATGTCGACCCCACTTTGATCCGGATTATCTTCCTTCTCATGATTCTGGCGCACGGCGTCGGCCTGATAGCTTATATCGTAGCCTGGATTGCTATGCCTCGCAAGCCGTTCGAATTCGCCGCCGAACCGTCCGAGCCGACGGCCGCCTCATCCGCTCCGACCCATAATAACGGCTGGTCCCGGTATCTGCCGGGAGCTATCCTGATACTCATCGGCGGCCTTTTCCTGCTTGACCATCTTTTCTGGTGGTTCGGTTTCAGTTTCGCCCTGGCCATCGTGCTGGTGCTTCTGGGCGCGCTTTTAATTTTTACGGCAGGGAAAAAGGAGGCAAATAATATCAATCATCAGCAACATGCGGAGGTGTTGTAA
- a CDS encoding hypothetical protein (Evidence 5 : Unknown function), which translates to MTEKKCDRIRPLLSRNIDGLLNQAEQVTVAAHLKECPDCVSYYKNLLRLHDEAKSFMLEGDNDFWLAQKDKILERIDQAENAKIVPISRKGKLGPIFKWTAVAASVALVAFISIREYRVTHPESVIFDRGARPAAKSIQIEPAAKKPVDTSGQIMAGAAKPSQAPIQEPKIPAKKSGTALTPETTVSLTEEDFIAPAEKAAPAGDQLSDHDKNLQPPDKKAATSPPVKKSEPVQNLKLGQIERPMPTQNAINLAAVPKAEKDAAARAFAPAEEASGYAADGRTSAIDSISKENNLETYAEWRRRLEYLEARYGNVLNGHIYESASKARITETSQRTTLAGFADAYYNIARLTPNPSERTEMIANLQTLLHRSDIVMKILVKNYLGFLQTPNN; encoded by the coding sequence ATGACGGAAAAGAAATGTGACAGGATTCGGCCACTATTGAGCCGAAATATCGACGGTCTTTTAAATCAGGCCGAGCAGGTCACTGTCGCGGCGCATCTAAAAGAGTGTCCCGATTGTGTGTCGTACTATAAGAATCTCCTGCGCCTGCATGATGAAGCGAAGTCCTTCATGCTCGAAGGCGACAATGACTTTTGGCTGGCCCAGAAGGATAAGATTCTGGAGCGAATCGATCAAGCCGAAAATGCCAAAATCGTCCCCATATCGCGCAAAGGGAAATTGGGACCGATTTTTAAATGGACTGCCGTGGCGGCCTCAGTGGCTCTGGTCGCCTTCATTTCAATTCGCGAATATCGGGTGACCCATCCTGAATCGGTAATATTTGACCGCGGAGCCAGACCGGCAGCAAAGAGCATTCAAATCGAACCGGCGGCAAAAAAGCCGGTTGACACTTCGGGGCAAATTATGGCGGGGGCGGCAAAACCTTCCCAGGCTCCGATTCAAGAGCCAAAGATACCGGCCAAAAAATCCGGCACCGCTCTCACTCCTGAGACGACAGTCTCCCTCACGGAGGAGGACTTTATCGCTCCCGCCGAAAAGGCGGCGCCCGCGGGGGATCAATTATCTGATCACGATAAGAATCTGCAGCCTCCAGATAAAAAGGCCGCAACTTCGCCGCCGGTGAAGAAGAGTGAACCGGTGCAAAATTTAAAATTAGGCCAAATAGAACGACCGATGCCGACGCAAAATGCAATCAATTTGGCGGCCGTTCCTAAGGCCGAGAAAGATGCCGCCGCACGGGCGTTCGCCCCGGCGGAAGAAGCCTCCGGTTATGCCGCGGACGGCCGGACCAGTGCCATCGACTCGATTTCAAAAGAAAACAATCTTGAAACATATGCCGAATGGCGTCGTCGTCTCGAATATCTTGAGGCCCGCTACGGGAATGTCTTAAACGGTCATATTTATGAATCAGCGTCCAAGGCGCGCATAACGGAAACGTCGCAGCGCACTACGCTGGCGGGATTTGCCGATGCCTACTATAATATTGCCCGCCTTACTCCGAATCCGTCCGAACGCACCGAAATGATCGCTAACCTTCAGACCCTCTTGCACCGTTCCGACATAGTAATGAAAATTCTCGTCAAAAACTATCTCGGATTCCTGCAGACCCCCAATAATTGA
- a CDS encoding putative ECF RNA polymerase sigma-E factor (Evidence 3 : Putative function from multiple computational evidences) has product MDKRNREEKETPFVTGMNEIPDDRRDIEEARDGDKEAYGRLVLKYQKRLFRFISMLTGRFDVTEDIVQESFVKGYLALNDFDAERPFYPWLATIARNLALNLIKREEKEKPIEDPESVELVMNTPDTRANPLDRMIEKENERRFMKAVLALPVPFRSVFVMRTFEEMSYEEIAGSLDISVGTVDSRLHRAREKLLEMLRDSL; this is encoded by the coding sequence ATGGATAAAAGAAACCGGGAAGAAAAAGAGACTCCGTTTGTAACCGGTATGAATGAAATACCGGATGACCGCCGGGATATTGAGGAAGCCCGGGATGGCGACAAGGAAGCTTATGGGCGGCTTGTTCTTAAATACCAGAAGCGGCTTTTTCGGTTTATTTCGATGCTGACAGGAAGATTTGACGTGACGGAAGATATTGTGCAGGAATCGTTTGTTAAGGGGTATCTGGCCCTCAATGATTTTGACGCGGAAAGGCCGTTTTACCCCTGGCTGGCAACAATCGCCCGCAATCTGGCTCTTAATTTAATTAAGCGCGAAGAGAAAGAAAAACCGATAGAAGATCCGGAATCGGTGGAATTGGTCATGAATACCCCCGATACGAGAGCCAATCCGCTCGATAGAATGATTGAGAAAGAGAATGAAAGGCGCTTCATGAAGGCGGTTCTGGCTCTTCCGGTTCCCTTCCGATCCGTCTTCGTAATGAGAACCTTCGAAGAGATGAGTTATGAAGAGATCGCCGGAAGTCTCGATATTTCTGTGGGCACGGTCGATTCCCGGTTGCACCGGGCGCGGGAAAAATTGTTAGAAATGTTGAGAGATTCGCTATGA
- a CDS encoding hypothetical protein (Evidence 5 : Unknown function), whose translation MTPAELNQEWEAGKFRPVYYFYGEEDYRIKEAEKSLIKRFLPKSQLAVNHSILSGAKQSLSEVMSELAVFPMLGERQVFTITDIQSLDPDEIEKVLALLQPPDPNRVVIFTSPSEKIPKRNTKTFKLLAGKTGAVEFNRLSDVLSIKRIKTMLGEYQITIDDDAENILAMLADGNMGGLTEEINKLINFIGPGGKVAKENIAQICSNYQVFDIYELANTAARGEFDRALQIINFYLKEGERASGILFWLGDHFADLYLIKNRKPIAVWKQSRSMYIKALRTQAGFFENEDLEKILELLSDADIDLRNNIRPESMVLERLIFNICALAG comes from the coding sequence GTGACACCGGCCGAACTTAATCAGGAATGGGAAGCGGGCAAATTCCGCCCCGTTTATTATTTTTACGGCGAGGAAGATTACCGGATCAAAGAGGCCGAAAAATCTCTCATAAAAAGATTCCTGCCCAAATCGCAATTAGCCGTAAACCATTCGATTTTATCAGGGGCCAAGCAGAGCCTATCCGAAGTAATGAGTGAACTGGCCGTTTTTCCCATGCTGGGGGAGCGCCAGGTCTTCACCATTACCGATATTCAGTCCCTTGATCCTGATGAAATTGAAAAAGTCCTCGCCCTTCTGCAGCCGCCGGATCCAAACCGGGTAGTCATTTTTACCAGTCCTTCGGAAAAAATCCCTAAGAGGAATACAAAAACCTTCAAATTGCTCGCCGGAAAGACGGGAGCGGTAGAATTCAACCGCCTTTCCGATGTTCTGTCAATCAAGCGGATTAAGACCATGCTCGGGGAATACCAGATTACCATAGATGACGACGCCGAAAATATTCTGGCCATGCTCGCCGACGGCAACATGGGAGGGCTGACCGAAGAGATAAATAAATTAATAAATTTTATCGGCCCGGGCGGAAAAGTGGCGAAAGAAAATATCGCCCAAATTTGCTCCAATTATCAGGTCTTTGATATTTATGAACTGGCCAATACCGCCGCCAGGGGGGAATTCGATCGCGCTCTTCAAATAATAAATTTTTATCTCAAAGAGGGGGAACGGGCCTCCGGCATCCTCTTTTGGCTGGGGGATCACTTCGCCGATTTGTATCTTATCAAAAACCGCAAACCGATCGCGGTATGGAAACAGTCAAGGAGTATGTATATCAAGGCCTTGCGAACTCAAGCCGGCTTTTTCGAAAACGAGGATCTGGAGAAGATTTTGGAGCTCCTCTCCGACGCAGACATCGATTTACGAAACAATATCCGCCCGGAAAGTATGGTTTTAGAGAGATTGATATTTAATATCTGTGCCTTGGCCGGATAA
- a CDS encoding conserved hypothetical protein (Evidence 4 : Unknown function but conserved in other organisms) has translation MLVCFSIPEAGISFKAPFAGEKLHTEYASLLTLLEFVELNFKMFRGKPLKIYGNSLDLVNQVNMKAVCAYEFTELLKKTLDYKEKYHFSLGWVPPNHNPATSSLFD, from the coding sequence ATGCTGGTTTGTTTCTCGATTCCCGAAGCCGGCATTTCTTTCAAGGCCCCTTTCGCCGGGGAAAAATTGCACACCGAGTATGCGTCATTATTGACACTGCTGGAATTTGTCGAGCTCAATTTTAAAATGTTCAGGGGAAAGCCGTTGAAAATCTATGGCAATAGTCTTGATCTCGTCAATCAGGTCAATATGAAGGCCGTCTGTGCCTACGAGTTCACCGAACTCCTCAAAAAGACTCTCGATTACAAGGAAAAATATCATTTCAGTCTCGGCTGGGTTCCGCCGAATCACAACCCCGCCACCAGTTCCCTTTTTGATTGA
- a CDS encoding exported hypothetical protein (Evidence 5 : Unknown function), producing the protein MFRIFIIFAVLLSISASITSTEARNLYNGVSIKAQSLPVTRLEQVSQGMDYMAINWPVYIGVQQTGAVDASFNCYGQFGLGLMGSGVDPATGWPQASFVTPPGSGTEYLFGGAIWVGGIVDQDTLVSVGADGWQITMEMWPAGMPPRPAITRFNYIADYSMRAEFYDTLTDPNYVESDPIDGRPHKPLNIRLVNRSHIWQADSANEIILYDLVITNIGSRTIENGYCGFYFDGDVANKMTQYSGYTDDLTGAIRPNGIAYIIDNDGDTLQGNFDPVYSPTKAFCYKVSECSTPIVDTNYNWWISDAESIYDFGPRHKGTPSDPFRDFGGFLGTPEGDRNKYYIMRHKEWDYDEAYIKVIDSIDTTWVSPPVSVADYFQRSDIRFLISVGPFNLSPGESYRIVYSTFTADSVHHVIGNLNNLPDHPEQYEANLHLDKIVRSGEIADSLAGLITDWNNPIIGLRSIYRNEDSVVIEWDPWVFDNVDGYELYLSPVSYDSFPYPGVVPPWLKPEFLNEYASVGVAEQFTFTGLDPDKVYFVNVANRSGGDIGDAGVPIFVKQSKPLIAPDVNNEFIFARPGDPAHVAWHPLSGFNIDHYNIYRFTDSIEAAAKYLPFYDSGYCAQFITSRDTFNAYGRNYYYYAIAPFIQIGSSDSNYADYGAKDGYLYAVSAVDNNGFESPFSKNIYFNWRQSRTKDILVVVNRISNAVDLVTYKIIKDFYDSVLAGYDYDFFNITDSMKNPVCSGQAALCLDWHDLLPYQFVIIEDGFSGQSDNVSFEKYGHAYSRYLESGGKLCIFGSLLDYMGFSNPYQFAPGFYAVNNSFLQKYFAIDSVYCIGLDYYYFNSAPPYVDSLFGFVTAESTLPGVPSLSYDTTRYPFYGMMETLWPHNTAPGVSIFRPRDDAVITHRYRSLMPEKSRLENGCAGLETDVPGTRTYLFGFRLWYMNYGDARSLIQYMLEDRATSYVCGDINNDGDLNLSDIIALINYIYKSGSEPNPYEVADINNRAGINIMDIAWLINYLYHDGPTPSCRLSNDVKSIGNDK; encoded by the coding sequence ATGTTCAGGATTTTTATTATTTTTGCGGTCTTGCTATCTATCTCTGCCTCCATTACGAGTACTGAAGCAAGGAATCTATATAATGGGGTTTCTATTAAGGCGCAATCGCTGCCGGTAACCCGGTTGGAGCAAGTGAGCCAAGGCATGGATTATATGGCGATCAATTGGCCGGTATATATAGGTGTACAGCAAACCGGTGCGGTGGACGCCTCATTCAACTGCTATGGCCAATTCGGCCTTGGTCTTATGGGCAGCGGAGTTGATCCGGCGACAGGTTGGCCACAGGCGTCATTCGTGACTCCACCGGGAAGTGGAACAGAATATCTGTTCGGCGGCGCCATATGGGTGGGCGGGATTGTAGATCAGGACACATTGGTTTCGGTAGGGGCCGACGGCTGGCAAATTACGATGGAAATGTGGCCGGCGGGGATGCCGCCGCGACCCGCGATAACCAGATTTAATTATATCGCAGATTATTCCATGCGGGCCGAGTTCTATGATACTTTGACCGATCCAAATTATGTGGAATCTGATCCTATTGACGGGAGGCCTCATAAGCCGCTTAATATTCGGCTGGTCAATCGCAGTCATATCTGGCAAGCGGACTCTGCAAACGAAATAATATTATATGATTTGGTCATAACCAATATCGGTTCCAGAACCATTGAAAATGGATATTGCGGATTTTATTTTGACGGGGATGTCGCCAACAAAATGACGCAATATTCGGGTTATACTGATGATTTAACCGGCGCAATACGGCCGAATGGAATTGCCTATATAATTGATAATGATGGTGACACTCTGCAGGGCAATTTTGACCCGGTATATTCACCGACTAAGGCTTTCTGTTACAAGGTCTCGGAATGCTCAACGCCTATAGTTGACACCAATTATAACTGGTGGATTTCCGATGCTGAAAGTATTTACGATTTTGGTCCCCGGCATAAAGGAACCCCTTCCGATCCGTTTCGGGATTTTGGCGGATTCCTTGGAACGCCCGAAGGGGATCGAAACAAATATTACATAATGCGCCACAAGGAGTGGGATTATGATGAGGCTTATATAAAGGTCATAGACAGCATCGACACTACCTGGGTCTCCCCGCCCGTCTCTGTGGCAGATTATTTCCAGAGAAGCGACATTCGTTTCCTGATATCCGTGGGGCCATTCAACCTTTCTCCCGGCGAAAGTTATCGAATCGTATATTCCACTTTTACGGCCGACTCAGTCCATCATGTTATTGGCAACTTAAACAACCTCCCCGACCATCCGGAGCAGTATGAGGCTAATCTTCATCTCGATAAAATTGTAAGGAGCGGCGAAATTGCCGATTCTCTGGCGGGCCTTATTACTGACTGGAATAATCCGATCATAGGTTTAAGATCGATATATCGGAACGAAGACTCCGTGGTTATCGAATGGGACCCCTGGGTTTTCGACAATGTTGACGGTTATGAATTGTACTTGTCTCCGGTGTCATATGATTCCTTCCCATACCCCGGAGTTGTTCCGCCATGGCTGAAGCCCGAATTTCTCAATGAATATGCAAGCGTGGGAGTAGCGGAACAATTCACCTTTACAGGCCTCGATCCGGACAAAGTCTATTTTGTCAATGTGGCCAATCGCTCCGGGGGTGATATTGGTGATGCCGGCGTACCAATTTTTGTCAAACAGAGCAAACCTCTGATTGCCCCGGACGTGAATAATGAATTCATTTTTGCTCGCCCCGGCGATCCGGCCCATGTTGCCTGGCATCCCTTATCGGGCTTCAATATAGATCATTATAATATTTATAGGTTTACTGACAGCATTGAGGCGGCGGCCAAATACCTTCCCTTCTATGACAGCGGTTATTGCGCTCAATTTATCACTTCCCGGGATACTTTCAATGCATACGGCAGGAATTATTATTACTATGCTATTGCCCCCTTTATTCAGATCGGCTCGAGCGATAGTAATTATGCCGACTATGGCGCGAAAGACGGATATTTATATGCTGTCTCTGCGGTGGACAATAATGGGTTTGAATCGCCTTTTTCCAAAAATATTTATTTCAACTGGCGCCAAAGCCGGACCAAAGATATTCTTGTAGTAGTCAACCGTATCAGCAATGCGGTGGATTTGGTAACTTATAAAATCATCAAGGATTTTTATGATTCAGTACTGGCAGGATATGATTATGATTTCTTTAATATTACCGACTCCATGAAAAATCCCGTCTGTAGCGGACAGGCGGCACTATGCCTGGACTGGCATGACCTTCTCCCCTATCAATTCGTAATAATTGAAGATGGATTTTCAGGGCAATCGGATAATGTCAGTTTCGAAAAGTATGGCCATGCTTATTCGCGTTACCTTGAGTCGGGCGGAAAACTGTGCATTTTCGGGTCGTTGCTCGATTATATGGGCTTTTCTAATCCATATCAATTTGCACCTGGATTTTATGCTGTCAATAACTCTTTCCTTCAAAAATACTTTGCCATCGATTCAGTCTACTGCATCGGTCTTGATTATTATTATTTCAATTCCGCGCCGCCTTATGTGGATTCTCTATTTGGCTTCGTGACCGCCGAAAGCACCTTGCCGGGAGTTCCCTCTTTATCCTACGACACGACTCGCTATCCTTTTTATGGCATGATGGAGACCTTATGGCCGCACAATACGGCACCCGGGGTTTCAATATTTAGACCCCGTGACGACGCCGTAATCACTCATCGTTACAGATCACTCATGCCGGAGAAGTCGCGGCTCGAAAACGGCTGTGCCGGGCTTGAAACCGATGTGCCGGGAACGAGAACCTATTTGTTCGGATTCCGTTTATGGTATATGAATTACGGTGACGCCCGCAGTCTGATTCAATATATGCTTGAAGACCGGGCTACGTCATATGTCTGCGGCGATATAAATAACGACGGTGATTTGAATCTATCCGATATAATTGCGCTTATCAATTACATATATAAAAGTGGATCGGAGCCGAATCCTTATGAAGTGGCCGATATCAACAACCGTGCCGGAATAAATATCATGGATATCGCCTGGTTAATCAATTATTTGTATCATGACGGTCCGACTCCGTCATGCCGCCTTTCAAATGATGTAAAATCGATTGGAAATGATAAATGA
- a CDS encoding Deoxyguanosinetriphosphate triphosphohydrolase-like protein produces the protein MIYMDFITPKNRISEFEKKILAPYAAFSARSRGRQYLQAEHPFRSVFQRDRDRVIHSAAFRRLEYKTQVFVNHEGDHYRTRLTHSIEVAQISRTVARTLGLNEDLAEAIALVHDLGHTPFGHSGEGVLSRLMAPFGGFNHNRQSLRVVDLLERRYPDYPGLNLTYEVREGIVKHETSSPQISPEQFPPDERPTLEASLVDLADAIAYNSHDVDDGLSSGILNWDDLAGVPIWRRAMEASDRSHSDLNPKLRRHVMVRLLVDWQVTDLINKTFDNLISNDITSLDDVRQAPSRLVSFSNKMQGDIVALKGFLYENMYQHPRVRAMSEEARLIIETLFEKYRRDPMRLHGKFKLRLDKEPVELIISDFIAGMTDRYAARMFEELK, from the coding sequence ATGATTTATATGGATTTCATCACACCGAAAAACCGCATTAGCGAATTTGAAAAGAAAATTCTCGCCCCATATGCGGCCTTTTCCGCCAGGAGTCGCGGACGGCAATATCTTCAGGCCGAGCACCCGTTTCGTTCTGTCTTTCAGCGCGACCGCGACCGGGTGATCCATTCAGCCGCCTTCCGCCGCTTGGAATACAAAACGCAGGTATTTGTCAATCACGAGGGGGATCACTATCGCACCCGCTTGACGCATTCTATTGAAGTCGCTCAAATCAGCCGCACCGTGGCCCGTACCCTGGGTTTAAACGAGGACCTGGCGGAGGCGATTGCTCTGGTGCATGATTTGGGGCATACCCCCTTCGGCCATTCCGGTGAGGGCGTTTTGAGCCGCCTGATGGCGCCATTTGGGGGATTCAATCATAATCGTCAATCTCTGCGGGTGGTTGACTTATTGGAGCGCCGCTATCCTGATTATCCGGGTCTGAATCTGACTTACGAAGTTCGCGAGGGGATTGTCAAGCATGAGACTTCCAGTCCTCAGATATCGCCGGAGCAGTTTCCGCCCGACGAGCGTCCGACTTTGGAGGCCTCACTGGTCGATCTGGCCGACGCCATCGCCTATAACAGCCATGATGTCGATGACGGCCTTTCTTCCGGAATTCTGAACTGGGACGACCTCGCCGGCGTTCCGATCTGGAGAAGGGCCATGGAGGCGAGCGACAGAAGTCATTCTGATTTAAATCCGAAACTGCGGCGGCATGTCATGGTTCGATTGCTGGTTGATTGGCAAGTCACCGATCTGATAAATAAAACTTTCGATAATCTGATTTCCAATGACATAACATCGCTCGATGATGTCCGTCAGGCACCATCCCGCTTGGTTTCTTTTTCGAATAAGATGCAGGGAGATATTGTGGCTCTCAAAGGATTTTTGTATGAAAATATGTATCAGCATCCGAGGGTCCGGGCCATGTCGGAGGAAGCGCGCCTGATAATCGAGACGTTGTTTGAAAAATATCGTCGCGACCCGATGAGACTTCACGGCAAATTCAAATTGCGCCTTGATAAAGAGCCGGTGGAACTGATCATCTCCGATTTCATCGCCGGCATGACCGACCGCTACGCCGCCCGGATGTTCGAAGAATTAAAATAA
- a CDS encoding exported hypothetical protein (Evidence 5 : Unknown function): protein MKKILLILFLLTGTQAGAFDFEAGRNLGLSRMPLFSKPMASDLLVCPGVNLNDGKILIESGFQRRFELKDLDKAYGAAAYRYHFVFGAIGFSQFGRSDYYTESQFKGILGAQYRQFNLAIIMGSKNIEFGNDYGKYSMTSIGIGGGAKLKSVRFGFSADNLNKPKLTSASAAEQPTVGLYTEIESVNKFSMTGRATFEKYEKPSLAIGQIIRLAGDNGLFWGIGGNPLTYGGGIEMHYSSFMINYAVSYHPVLGFSHNVAIGFAAGK, encoded by the coding sequence ATGAAGAAAATTCTGCTGATACTATTCTTATTGACCGGAACTCAAGCCGGGGCCTTTGATTTTGAAGCCGGAAGGAACCTCGGATTAAGTCGGATGCCCCTGTTTTCTAAACCGATGGCCAGCGATCTTCTGGTCTGCCCTGGGGTAAATCTGAATGACGGGAAGATCCTCATTGAATCGGGTTTCCAACGCCGTTTCGAATTGAAGGATCTGGATAAAGCCTATGGAGCGGCGGCCTATCGGTATCATTTCGTATTCGGAGCGATCGGGTTCTCCCAATTTGGACGAAGCGATTATTATACGGAAAGTCAATTCAAGGGCATATTGGGAGCACAATATCGGCAATTTAATCTGGCCATCATTATGGGTTCCAAAAATATCGAGTTCGGAAATGATTATGGGAAATATAGTATGACTTCTATCGGTATCGGAGGGGGAGCAAAATTGAAATCAGTTCGCTTTGGATTCAGCGCTGATAACCTTAATAAGCCGAAATTGACCTCCGCCTCCGCCGCGGAACAGCCGACTGTCGGTCTCTATACGGAAATTGAAAGCGTGAATAAATTCTCCATGACGGGGCGGGCCACTTTTGAAAAGTATGAAAAACCGTCGCTGGCCATTGGACAAATTATCAGATTGGCCGGAGATAATGGACTCTTTTGGGGCATTGGGGGAAACCCGCTGACTTATGGCGGCGGAATCGAAATGCACTATTCGTCATTTATGATAAATTATGCCGTCTCCTACCACCCGGTGCTGGGATTCTCGCACAATGTCGCCATCGGCTTTGCCGCGGGCAAGTGA